The Cellulophaga sp. L1A9 genome window below encodes:
- a CDS encoding ankyrin repeat domain-containing protein → MKNLVYTFGIIATMTLSNVASAHVNPNDKSAKVETTSIKNVAPLSIAVAKSDLNTVKKFIEFGADIEVKTEVNGMTPLMYAARYNNVSMIKLLLDNGADKDAVSKMGFTALKYAELSGATAVSALLK, encoded by the coding sequence ATGAAAAATTTAGTTTACACCTTCGGAATTATCGCTACTATGACTTTATCAAATGTTGCAAGTGCACACGTAAATCCTAATGATAAAAGTGCAAAAGTAGAAACTACAAGTATCAAAAATGTAGCACCTTTAAGTATCGCTGTTGCAAAGAGTGATCTAAATACGGTTAAGAAATTTATAGAATTTGGAGCCGATATAGAAGTTAAAACAGAAGTGAACGGAATGACCCCATTAATGTATGCTGCTCGTTATAATAATGTATCGATGATAAAATTATTATTAGACAATGGCGCGGATAAAGATGCTGTTTCAAAAATGGGATTCACTGCTTTAAAATATGCAGAACTTTCTGGAGCAACCGCAGTTTCAGCACTATTAAAATAA
- a CDS encoding alkaline phosphatase family protein yields the protein MRPQVKYILFFSFLITQVLVAQHHKNSVKEKKVVFVIVDGIATDMLQKAPTPFLDSISAGGSYSKAYVGGKKDAYSETPTISAVGYNSLLTGTWVNKHNVYGNSIKAPNYNYPTIFQVFKGQYPNKKTAIFSTWLDNRTKLIEGIGSDKNVTLDYAFDGFELDTIKYPHDALRQYIKNIDKLVAEEAARYIKTEAPDLSWVYLEYSDDVGHGLGDSPQLDLAITYEDNLVGKIWNAVKEREANFNEDWLLVVTTDHGRSPKDGRHHGGQTDRERATWVVTNEKNTNDFFKNELVAITDIYPTMLRFLNIEVSKEVRYEIDGTPLIGPVDAFDLTASKENDNLVLRWKNATKNGEKGTFYTSDTNEFKEGKKDTYKKVARVSLANEETTLSLKKHKSKMLKIVLETPNNVLNTWYINNN from the coding sequence ATGCGACCACAAGTAAAATACATTTTATTTTTTTCATTTTTAATAACACAAGTACTAGTTGCGCAGCACCATAAAAATTCAGTAAAGGAAAAGAAAGTTGTTTTCGTAATTGTAGATGGTATAGCTACAGATATGCTCCAAAAAGCACCAACCCCTTTTTTAGATAGTATCTCAGCTGGTGGTAGTTATTCTAAAGCCTATGTAGGTGGTAAAAAAGATGCCTACTCAGAAACCCCAACAATTTCTGCAGTTGGCTATAATAGCTTGCTTACAGGGACTTGGGTAAATAAGCACAATGTGTACGGCAACAGTATTAAGGCGCCAAATTATAATTATCCAACAATTTTCCAGGTTTTTAAAGGGCAATACCCAAATAAAAAAACAGCAATTTTTTCTACGTGGTTAGACAATAGAACAAAATTGATTGAAGGTATTGGTTCAGATAAAAATGTAACCCTAGACTATGCTTTTGATGGGTTTGAACTAGATACAATTAAGTATCCCCATGATGCCTTACGTCAGTATATAAAAAACATTGATAAGCTTGTTGCAGAAGAAGCGGCAAGATACATTAAAACAGAGGCGCCAGATTTATCGTGGGTGTATTTGGAATATTCTGATGATGTTGGTCATGGATTAGGCGATAGTCCGCAATTAGATCTGGCTATTACGTATGAAGATAATTTAGTAGGTAAAATATGGAATGCTGTAAAAGAACGTGAAGCAAACTTTAATGAAGATTGGTTACTCGTTGTAACTACAGATCATGGCCGAAGCCCAAAAGATGGCCGTCATCATGGAGGGCAAACAGATCGAGAGCGTGCAACATGGGTTGTTACGAATGAAAAAAATACAAACGACTTTTTTAAAAATGAGCTTGTTGCAATTACAGATATCTATCCAACGATGTTGCGTTTTCTAAATATTGAGGTATCAAAAGAGGTACGCTATGAAATTGATGGAACACCATTAATTGGTCCTGTAGATGCTTTTGATTTAACTGCAAGTAAAGAGAATGATAACCTAGTCCTCCGTTGGAAGAACGCTACTAAAAATGGTGAAAAAGGAACCTTTTATACCTCGGACACCAATGAATTTAAAGAGGGTAAAAAAGATACTTATAAAAAAGTAGCTAGAGTGAGTTTGGCTAATGAAGAGACTACGCTATCGCTTAAAAAGCATAAAAGCAAGATGTTAAAAATAGTATTAGAAACTCCAAATAATGTACTTAATACATGGTACATCAATAATAACTAA
- a CDS encoding ankyrin repeat domain-containing protein: MKNLVYTFGIIATMTMSNVASAHVNPNDKSAKIETTSIKNVAPLSIAVAKSDLNTVKKFIEFGADIEVKTEVNGMTPLMYAARYNNVSMIKLLLDNGADKDAVSKMGFTALKYAELSGATAVSALLK; the protein is encoded by the coding sequence ATGAAAAATTTAGTTTACACCTTCGGAATTATCGCTACAATGACCATGTCTAATGTTGCAAGTGCACATGTAAATCCAAATGATAAAAGTGCAAAAATAGAAACTACAAGCATTAAAAATGTAGCACCTTTAAGTATCGCTGTTGCAAAGAGTGATCTAAATACGGTTAAGAAATTTATAGAATTTGGCGCCGATATAGAAGTTAAAACAGAAGTGAACGGAATGACCCCATTAATGTATGCTGCTCGTTATAATAATGTATCGATGATAAAATTATTATTGGACAATGGCGCGGATAAAGATGCTGTTTCAAAAATGGGATTCACGGCTTTAAAATATGCAGAACTTTCTGGAGCAACTGCAGTTTCAGCACTATTAAAATAA
- a CDS encoding ankyrin repeat domain-containing protein, producing MKNLVYTFGIIATMTLSSVANAHVNPNDKSAKVETTSIKNVAPLSIAVAQSDLSTVKKFIEFGADIEVKTEVNGMTPLMYAARYNNVSMIKLLLDNGADKDAVSKMGFTALKYAELSGATAVSALLK from the coding sequence ATGAAAAATTTAGTTTACACCTTCGGAATTATCGCTACTATGACTTTATCAAGTGTTGCAAATGCACATGTAAATCCTAATGATAAAAGTGCAAAAGTAGAAACTACGAGCATTAAAAATGTAGCGCCTTTAAGTATCGCTGTTGCACAGAGTGATCTAAGTACGGTTAAGAAATTTATAGAATTTGGAGCGGATATAGAAGTTAAAACAGAAGTGAACGGAATGACCCCATTAATGTATGCTGCTCGTTATAATAATGTATCGATGATAAAACTATTATTGGACAATGGAGCAGACAAGGACGCTGTTTCAAAAATGGGATTCACTGCTTTAAAATATGCAGAACTTTCTGGAGCAACCGCAGTTTCAGCACTATTAAAATAA
- a CDS encoding DinB family protein, protein MKNKILLFSVLLLSFLSNAQNSKEVSQEWISISQFLDVTVEKDTKFKLIGFAKADLVDEKAMAALWARVDNQGGELGFFDNMGDRPIRLNEWKSYTIEGVLTKDAETLNFGGLCYGNGTYLFDEFQLFIENSEGVLAPVAIDNASFESGVSNSLIPKWSQGIGRGQVIKVKEFEISSSDDAAVGKKSVKLIGAGIELSVATIGNVEGASPQIGSMISMLEDLKSRVESRVQNMSQYELDHLHDEKANRIGALIMHLAAAEKYYQVFTFEGRGFNEEENEIWLDALNLGAAARDKYKGHEVQYYLDIYNEVRAETIAELKKRDDKWFEEIQPSSDISNHYCWFHVMEHQSSHLGQILFLAKRIPPKVEINIPEPIID, encoded by the coding sequence ATGAAAAATAAAATACTATTATTTTCAGTACTACTGTTGAGTTTTCTTTCGAACGCTCAAAATAGTAAAGAAGTTTCTCAAGAATGGATTTCTATTAGTCAGTTTTTAGATGTTACGGTAGAAAAGGACACTAAATTTAAACTAATTGGATTTGCAAAGGCAGATTTGGTTGATGAAAAAGCAATGGCAGCTCTCTGGGCAAGGGTTGATAATCAAGGAGGGGAATTAGGTTTTTTTGATAATATGGGAGACCGGCCAATACGGTTAAATGAATGGAAATCTTACACGATTGAAGGTGTTTTAACTAAAGATGCTGAAACTTTAAATTTTGGAGGCTTATGTTATGGAAATGGAACTTATCTCTTTGATGAATTTCAACTGTTTATTGAGAATTCTGAAGGGGTATTGGCGCCAGTAGCTATTGATAATGCAAGTTTTGAAAGCGGAGTATCTAACAGTTTAATTCCTAAATGGAGCCAAGGAATAGGCCGGGGACAAGTTATTAAAGTAAAAGAATTTGAAATAAGCTCAAGCGATGATGCTGCAGTGGGTAAAAAATCTGTTAAATTAATAGGAGCGGGGATAGAACTTTCTGTTGCGACTATAGGCAATGTAGAAGGAGCGTCTCCTCAAATCGGTTCCATGATTTCTATGTTAGAGGATTTAAAATCTAGGGTAGAAAGTAGAGTTCAAAATATGTCTCAATATGAGCTTGATCATCTTCACGATGAAAAAGCAAATAGAATAGGGGCTTTGATTATGCATTTAGCAGCAGCAGAAAAGTATTATCAAGTATTTACTTTTGAAGGCCGTGGTTTTAATGAAGAAGAAAATGAAATTTGGTTGGATGCTTTAAATTTGGGAGCTGCCGCTCGAGATAAATACAAAGGGCATGAAGTGCAGTACTACCTAGATATATATAATGAAGTACGAGCAGAAACAATTGCAGAACTTAAAAAGAGAGATGATAAGTGGTTTGAAGAAATACAACCAAGTTCAGATATAAGTAATCACTATTGCTGGTTTCATGTGATGGAACACCAATCTAGTCATTTAGGGCAAATACTTTTTTTAGCGAAACGTATTCCACCAAAAGTAGAAATAAATATTCCTGAGCCAATCATAGATTAG
- a CDS encoding LytTR family DNA-binding domain-containing protein codes for MKKIKTVIVEDSRLARNEIKELLKQHPELELVGEAENVDDGFELINATKPDLLLLDINMPEKDGFELLEMLDDVPITVFTTAFDEYAIKSFEYNALDYLLKPINDKRFSQAIDKVKIKIEGVSSDETPANTERLTGSSQIFIKDGEKCWLVKIGDILLIEIVGNYSRVYFQDQKPMLYKSLNQVEEKLPVENFFRVNRQQIINMNHIKNVVPWFNGKLKLTMNNGEEVEVSRRQSYIFKDRMSF; via the coding sequence ATGAAAAAGATAAAAACTGTAATTGTAGAAGATTCTCGTTTGGCTCGTAATGAAATAAAAGAACTCTTAAAACAACATCCTGAATTGGAGCTTGTAGGAGAGGCTGAAAATGTAGATGATGGTTTTGAACTAATCAATGCAACTAAACCCGACTTACTTCTTTTAGATATTAATATGCCAGAGAAGGATGGATTTGAGTTATTAGAGATGTTAGACGATGTCCCTATAACGGTATTTACCACAGCATTTGATGAGTATGCCATTAAATCTTTTGAATACAACGCCTTAGATTATTTATTAAAGCCGATAAATGACAAACGTTTTTCTCAAGCAATAGATAAGGTGAAAATTAAAATAGAAGGAGTTAGTAGTGATGAAACACCTGCGAACACAGAACGCCTTACAGGAAGCAGTCAAATTTTTATTAAGGACGGCGAAAAATGCTGGTTGGTGAAAATAGGGGATATTTTATTGATAGAAATTGTGGGGAATTATTCTCGTGTTTATTTTCAAGACCAAAAGCCAATGCTGTATAAATCTTTAAATCAAGTAGAAGAAAAATTACCTGTAGAAAACTTTTTTAGGGTAAATAGGCAACAGATTATAAACATGAATCACATTAAAAATGTGGTGCCTTGGTTTAATGGTAAGCTTAAGCTAACGATGAATAATGGTGAAGAGGTGGAAGTGTCTAGAAGACAGTCCTATATCTTTAAAGACCGTATGAGCTTTTAG
- a CDS encoding ankyrin repeat domain-containing protein translates to MKNLVYTFGIIVTMTMSNVASAHVNPNDKSAKVETTSIKNVAPLSIAVAQSDLNTVKKFIEFGADIEVKTEVNGMTPLMYAARYNNVSMIKLLLDNGANKDAVSKMGFTALKYAELSGATAVSALLK, encoded by the coding sequence ATGAAAAATTTAGTTTACACCTTCGGAATTATCGTTACAATGACCATGTCTAATGTTGCAAGTGCACACGTAAATCCTAATGATAAAAGTGCAAAAGTAGAAACTACAAGTATTAAAAATGTAGCTCCTTTAAGTATTGCTGTTGCACAGAGTGATTTAAATACGGTTAAGAAATTTATAGAATTTGGCGCCGATATAGAAGTTAAAACAGAAGTGAACGGAATGACCCCGTTAATGTATGCTGCTCGTTATAATAATGTATCGATGATAAAATTATTATTGGACAATGGCGCGAATAAAGATGCTGTTTCAAAAATGGGATTCACGGCTTTAAAATATGCAGAACTTTCTGGAGCAACCGCAGTTTCAGCACTATTAAAATAA
- a CDS encoding ankyrin repeat domain-containing protein — protein sequence MKNLVYTFGIIATMTLSNVASAHVNPNDKSAKVETTSIKNVAPLSIAVAQSDLNTVKKFIEFGADIEVKTEVNGMTPLMYAARYNNVSMIKLLLDNGADKDAVSKMGFTALKYAELSGATAVSALLK from the coding sequence ATGAAAAATTTAGTTTACACCTTCGGAATTATCGCTACTATGACTTTATCAAATGTTGCAAGTGCACACGTAAATCCAAATGATAAAAGTGCAAAAGTAGAAACTACGAGCATTAAAAATGTAGCACCTTTAAGTATCGCTGTTGCACAGAGTGATCTAAATACGGTTAAGAAATTTATAGAATTTGGTGCGGATATAGAAGTTAAAACAGAAGTGAACGGAATGACCCCATTAATGTATGCTGCTCGTTATAATAATGTATCGATGATAAAATTATTATTGGACAATGGCGCAGATAAAGATGCTGTTTCAAAAATGGGATTCACTGCTTTAAAATATGCAGAACTTTCTGGAGCAACCGCAGTTTCAGCACTATTAAAATAA
- a CDS encoding DUF4136 domain-containing protein, which produces MKKIGFLIVLFLIVSCSAVRVNYDYDTKTDFTSYTTYNYYPDLVSGLSGLDEKRIIVLIDSTMQAKGIQLSEEPDFLINIQSNQFQAAQNNNVGVGLGSTGRNVGGGISIGIPVGQPKVEREIQIDFVDSQKEFLFWQAVSASGFKENTTPDAREQKLKQIVDKVFNKYPPKAN; this is translated from the coding sequence ATGAAAAAGATAGGTTTTTTAATAGTCTTATTTCTTATTGTTTCTTGTAGCGCTGTACGCGTAAATTACGATTACGATACCAAAACAGATTTTACTTCGTATACAACCTATAATTATTATCCCGATTTAGTATCGGGATTAAGTGGTCTTGATGAAAAGAGAATTATAGTACTTATAGATTCTACAATGCAAGCTAAAGGCATTCAGCTTTCTGAAGAGCCAGATTTTTTAATCAATATACAAAGCAATCAATTTCAAGCTGCGCAAAACAATAATGTGGGCGTAGGGCTAGGCAGTACTGGCAGAAATGTTGGTGGAGGTATCTCAATAGGAATTCCTGTAGGGCAACCAAAGGTGGAGCGTGAGATACAAATTGATTTTGTAGACAGTCAGAAAGAATTTTTATTCTGGCAAGCAGTAAGTGCAAGCGGATTTAAAGAAAATACGACGCCAGATGCACGGGAACAAAAACTAAAGCAAATTGTTGACAAAGTGTTTAATAAGTATCCACCGAAAGCCAATTAA
- a CDS encoding TetR family transcriptional regulator has protein sequence MGRKSVSVARRKEIIKAFYKVAKEIGLENTSIAKVAEDLSISNGLIMHYFKTKDELLIGLNEFILEQHLNIVQNDENGIIDTRQKLHNLITSLFSRNWNKYFDDGVFYSCYALIYRKKDFNDSFKSYLQALHTVLDTKLTEAKENGIICNKDIHEITEIIFALIDGAYYYLGTFNENTEDYKKKEQVYIKYALNILDFID, from the coding sequence ATGGGAAGAAAAAGTGTATCTGTAGCTAGACGAAAAGAAATAATAAAAGCATTCTATAAAGTAGCAAAAGAGATTGGCCTAGAAAACACCTCAATTGCTAAAGTTGCCGAGGATTTAAGCATAAGTAATGGCTTAATTATGCACTATTTCAAAACCAAGGACGAACTTCTAATTGGGTTAAATGAGTTTATATTAGAACAGCATTTAAATATTGTTCAAAACGATGAAAATGGCATTATAGATACCAGACAAAAACTTCACAATCTAATAACCTCTCTTTTTTCAAGAAATTGGAATAAATATTTTGATGACGGTGTTTTTTACAGTTGTTACGCTTTAATTTATAGAAAAAAAGATTTCAACGACAGCTTTAAAAGCTATCTACAAGCACTACATACCGTTTTAGACACAAAACTTACTGAAGCAAAAGAAAACGGTATAATTTGCAATAAAGATATTCATGAAATTACAGAAATCATATTTGCTTTAATTGATGGTGCTTATTATTATTTAGGTACTTTTAATGAAAACACGGAAGATTACAAGAAAAAAGAGCAAGTTTACATTAAGTATGCGTTAAATATTCTTGATTTTATAGATTAG
- a CDS encoding sensor histidine kinase produces the protein MKLTKSNKELLFWILQVLGWVGMSSLILIFPFGFSKTYMLYSFFVGSAIGIVSTSIFRHYLNNNIDIEVFGKRSILNLVVSFFACSLLYYFLLFTTEEIYELYVGRTATEIEWIKENIGFLSAVFNTMITVFGWTIIYFAIKFIISANKNRLEGLELNATLREAQLNTLKGQVNPHFMFNSLNNIRGLMLEDVNKSREMITKLSEMLQYALSKNTVDAIALSEEVDMVDNYVALAKIQMEDRLHYEKEIAAESLTIMIPPMIIQLLVENAAKHGISNLKNGGKILLQTIVTASELQIIVKNTGKLSISENSTKLGLKNIRQRLRLLYGPKGQFTLEEIENEVVATIKIPTP, from the coding sequence ATGAAATTAACGAAGTCAAATAAAGAGCTGCTTTTTTGGATTTTACAAGTCCTAGGCTGGGTAGGAATGAGTTCGCTTATTCTTATTTTTCCTTTTGGTTTTAGTAAGACCTACATGCTGTATAGCTTTTTTGTAGGAAGTGCAATTGGCATTGTGAGTACCTCAATTTTTAGGCATTATTTAAATAATAATATCGACATTGAAGTATTTGGAAAAAGGAGTATTCTAAATTTAGTAGTATCCTTCTTTGCTTGTAGTTTACTTTATTATTTTTTACTATTTACGACTGAAGAAATTTATGAACTGTATGTAGGAAGAACTGCTACGGAAATAGAATGGATAAAAGAAAATATAGGCTTTCTATCTGCAGTATTTAATACCATGATTACTGTTTTTGGGTGGACTATAATTTATTTTGCTATTAAATTTATAATCAGTGCAAACAAAAATAGATTAGAAGGTTTGGAACTTAATGCCACACTGCGAGAAGCACAATTAAATACCTTAAAAGGACAAGTAAATCCGCATTTTATGTTCAATAGCCTTAATAATATTAGAGGTTTAATGTTAGAAGATGTGAATAAATCTCGTGAGATGATTACCAAGCTTTCCGAAATGCTTCAATATGCATTGTCTAAAAATACTGTAGATGCTATTGCTTTAAGTGAAGAAGTAGATATGGTTGATAATTATGTTGCACTCGCTAAAATACAAATGGAAGATAGGCTACACTATGAAAAAGAAATAGCTGCAGAAAGTTTAACTATTATGATTCCTCCAATGATTATACAATTACTGGTTGAAAATGCAGCAAAACATGGGATCTCTAACTTAAAAAATGGAGGTAAAATTCTTTTACAAACTATAGTTACGGCTTCTGAATTACAAATTATAGTAAAAAATACAGGAAAGCTAAGTATCAGTGAAAACTCTACTAAATTAGGATTAAAAAATATACGACAGCGTTTACGATTGCTCTATGGACCTAAAGGTCAGTTTACACTCGAAGAGATAGAAAACGAAGTTGTTGCCACTATAAAAATACCGACCCCATGA
- a CDS encoding sensor histidine kinase — translation MIKFLTKNPFWIVQIIGWFVAGLFVASVNKAGSNVQALIFLFGSVFVVGIFSTSLLRAYFKKFVSINKVGFKQIALILLGTFLATIIWFLLSYCFGYLVGFLLDSVELKLTKSLLKAPNIGFLIFILNWFLIIIWTVLYYGIKMLIDYNRSRIDRLRLRDKIKQEQLNILKGHINPEFMFTSLNSIKGLMLEDVSDSRNKLTQLAELLRYSLTKNNINTVLLEEEIAYVHNFIDLVFIENKTASTIECTIEEATKKIDIPPMLLLNMIELATKHGVLLHTIKGEIFIHSERKEDRLFLTVTHSGASSPKSQRKVLEKSIHQRLKLLYKEEAQFSRTFKEGNTILELVLPIIEEKITEV, via the coding sequence ATGATTAAATTTTTAACTAAAAATCCTTTTTGGATCGTACAAATTATAGGTTGGTTTGTCGCAGGCTTGTTTGTGGCTTCTGTGAATAAAGCAGGTTCCAATGTTCAGGCTTTAATTTTTTTATTTGGGAGTGTATTTGTTGTTGGAATTTTTAGCACTTCTCTTTTAAGAGCTTATTTTAAAAAGTTTGTTTCCATAAATAAGGTTGGATTCAAGCAAATAGCACTTATACTATTAGGAACATTCTTAGCGACTATTATTTGGTTTTTATTAAGTTATTGTTTTGGTTATCTCGTGGGTTTTTTGTTAGATTCTGTAGAACTGAAATTAACAAAATCGCTATTAAAAGCACCTAATATTGGCTTTTTGATTTTTATATTAAATTGGTTTTTAATTATAATTTGGACGGTTTTATATTATGGTATAAAAATGTTGATTGATTATAATAGATCACGTATTGATAGGTTACGGTTGCGAGATAAAATAAAACAAGAACAGCTTAATATTTTAAAGGGGCATATAAATCCTGAGTTCATGTTTACGTCCTTAAATAGCATTAAAGGCTTAATGTTAGAAGATGTTTCAGACTCTAGAAATAAACTTACACAGCTGGCAGAGTTGTTACGGTATTCTTTAACTAAAAACAATATCAATACCGTTTTACTGGAGGAAGAGATTGCGTATGTGCATAATTTTATAGATTTAGTTTTTATTGAAAATAAAACAGCATCCACTATTGAATGTACTATTGAAGAAGCAACAAAAAAAATAGATATTCCGCCAATGCTTTTACTTAACATGATAGAATTAGCCACGAAACACGGAGTGTTACTTCATACTATAAAAGGTGAGATTTTTATTCATTCCGAAAGAAAAGAAGATAGGCTTTTTTTAACGGTTACCCATAGCGGAGCGTCTAGTCCAAAATCACAAAGGAAAGTATTAGAGAAAAGTATCCATCAGCGGTTAAAATTGCTTTATAAAGAGGAGGCTCAATTCTCAAGAACTTTTAAAGAGGGGAATACGATACTAGAATTAGTGCTACCCATCATCGAAGAAAAAATCACAGAAGTATAA
- a CDS encoding S9 family peptidase, protein MLLIAFTALSLQFAEAQDATGSWKGTLSIQGTEMPLIFNISEEEGILTSTMDSPSQGATDIPMDETTLVGEELSIHFKQAGIKYVGSIDEVKITGTFYQAGMEFPLVLEKTEKMIPGNTALPSSDEALTALAQADSGNFKYTVSDYFAKPKASSFNYAPNGKYISYMEKDDEGKRHVYVKEIATGKITRAIEEKEELIRGYGWVNNNRLVYLMDQGGDENYHLYAADLDGANQKDLTAFEKVKANFLELLKEDKDHIIISLNKNNPQIFDPYKVNVVTGALEQLYKNEDVANPIMGYNFDKDGNLKAFTKLRDGVVQDLYYANTDGEFEIVKSLNWKEAFSILSFDYASENKDDAYVVSNLTSDKSEIILFDFKQNKELKKVFANDMYDVSNLSLSRKRNYELDYFQYEGEKSIIVPVSDYYKKLHKKFEKEFDGKQFGIADATDDENNYLLYVTSDKLAGVYYSYDVKKDEFKMVYNIMPQLKEEDMAEVRPITFQSRDGLTLHGYITMPKAALDGSKVPVIVNPHGGPQGVRDSWGFNPEAQLFASRGYATLQVNFRISGGYGKKFLESGFKQIGRKAMDDVEDGLAYVIEQGWVAKDKAAIYGGSHGGYAVLRGLTKTPDLYACGVDYVGVSNIFTFMNTMPPYWKPYVKIIKEIWYDEAIPEEKIIMEEVSPVYHIDKIKKPLFVVQGANDPRVNIDESDQIVSALRAKGVDVPYMVKYDEGHGFSKEENRIALYEAMLGFYAKHLGEK, encoded by the coding sequence ATGTTACTCATTGCATTTACAGCATTGAGTCTGCAATTTGCGGAAGCCCAAGACGCTACAGGGTCATGGAAAGGAACACTTTCTATTCAAGGCACAGAAATGCCATTGATTTTCAATATCTCTGAAGAGGAAGGAATATTAACGTCAACGATGGATAGTCCTTCTCAAGGCGCGACAGACATCCCTATGGATGAAACTACCTTAGTAGGGGAAGAGTTGAGTATTCATTTTAAACAAGCAGGTATTAAATATGTAGGATCTATTGATGAAGTTAAAATTACTGGTACATTTTACCAAGCAGGAATGGAATTTCCATTAGTTTTGGAGAAAACAGAAAAAATGATTCCAGGAAATACCGCTTTGCCAAGTTCTGATGAAGCGTTAACAGCATTAGCACAAGCCGATAGTGGCAATTTTAAATATACAGTTTCAGATTATTTCGCAAAGCCAAAAGCTTCATCGTTCAATTATGCTCCTAATGGCAAGTATATTTCATACATGGAGAAAGATGATGAAGGCAAACGTCACGTTTATGTAAAAGAAATTGCGACAGGAAAAATTACAAGAGCAATAGAAGAGAAAGAAGAACTAATTAGAGGGTATGGCTGGGTTAATAATAACCGATTGGTTTACCTAATGGATCAAGGTGGTGATGAAAACTACCATTTATATGCCGCAGATTTGGATGGTGCAAATCAAAAAGATTTAACGGCTTTTGAAAAAGTAAAAGCAAATTTCTTAGAATTACTGAAAGAAGATAAAGATCATATTATCATTTCTTTAAATAAGAATAATCCTCAGATTTTTGATCCTTATAAAGTAAATGTGGTAACCGGAGCCTTAGAGCAATTGTATAAGAACGAAGATGTAGCCAATCCAATTATGGGTTACAATTTTGATAAAGATGGAAACTTAAAAGCGTTTACAAAATTACGAGATGGTGTAGTGCAAGATTTGTACTATGCGAATACTGATGGGGAGTTTGAAATTGTTAAAAGCCTAAATTGGAAGGAAGCTTTTTCTATTTTAAGTTTTGATTATGCTTCGGAAAATAAAGACGATGCCTATGTAGTGTCTAACTTAACGAGTGATAAGTCAGAAATTATCTTGTTTGATTTTAAGCAAAACAAGGAACTAAAGAAAGTGTTTGCAAATGATATGTATGATGTGTCTAACCTTTCGCTATCCAGAAAAAGAAATTACGAATTAGATTATTTCCAGTACGAAGGTGAAAAATCTATCATTGTTCCTGTGAGCGACTATTACAAGAAGCTTCATAAAAAATTTGAAAAAGAATTTGATGGAAAACAATTTGGTATTGCCGATGCTACCGATGATGAAAATAACTACTTGTTATACGTAACGAGTGATAAATTAGCGGGTGTTTATTATTCTTATGATGTAAAGAAAGACGAATTTAAAATGGTGTACAATATCATGCCTCAATTAAAAGAGGAAGATATGGCAGAAGTACGTCCTATAACGTTCCAAAGTAGAGATGGACTTACATTACATGGGTATATCACCATGCCAAAAGCAGCTTTAGACGGATCGAAAGTTCCTGTAATTGTAAATCCACATGGAGGGCCACAAGGAGTTCGTGATTCTTGGGGATTTAATCCTGAAGCACAACTTTTCGCAAGTAGAGGCTATGCAACCTTACAGGTGAATTTTAGAATTTCCGGCGGATATGGTAAAAAGTTTTTGGAATCTGGTTTTAAACAAATCGGAAGAAAAGCGATGGATGATGTGGAAGACGGATTAGCGTATGTCATCGAGCAAGGTTGGGTGGCTAAAGATAAAGCGGCTATTTATGGAGGTAGTCACGGTGGTTATGCGGTATTAAGAGGCCTGACGAAAACACCAGATTTGTATGCATGTGGTGTAGATTATGTGGGAGTATCAAATATTTTTACATTTATGAATACAATGCCTCCTTACTGGAAGCCTTATGTGAAAATCATAAAAGAGATTTGGTATGATGAGGCGATTCCTGAAGAGAAAATCATCATGGAAGAAGTTTCTCCAGTGTATCATATTGATAAAATTAAAAAGCCATTATTCGTTGTACAAGGCGCTAATGATCCTCGTGTAAATATAGATGAGTCAGATCAGATTGTAAGTGCGTTACGAGCTAAAGGAGTAGATGTTCCTTATATGGTAAAGTATGATGAAGGGCATGGTTTTTCTAAAGAGGAAAACAGAATTGCGTTGTATGAAGCAATGTTGGGGTTCTATGCTAAACATTTAGGTGAGAAGTAA